The following are encoded in a window of Mustela nigripes isolate SB6536 chromosome 1, MUSNIG.SB6536, whole genome shotgun sequence genomic DNA:
- the ROBO4 gene encoding roundabout homolog 4 isoform X1 — MGSGGGGLPGAPGPLPLLLLLVTGGMAQDSPPQILVHPQDQLLQGAGPAKMSCRASGQPPPTIRWLLNGQPLSMAPPDVHHLLPDGTLLLRRPLASGRAHDDQALSADLGVYACEASNRLGTVVSRGARLSAANLREDFQTQPQDTVATVGEPMVLDCGPPRGLPEPTVSWWKDGKPLNLQPGRHTVSRGSLQLARAEKSDAGTYMCVATNSAGRRESRAARVSVQEPPKYKEPLELLAVHIQLENVTLLNPDPAKSTRPEPAVWLSWKVSGPAAPAQSYTALFRVQTAPGGPGAPWAEALLAGWQSAELGGLLWGQDYEFKVRPSSGRAQGPESNVLLLRLPEQVPSAPPQEVTLKPGNSSVLVSWVPPPAENHNGIIRGYQVWSLGNTSLPLANWTVAGEQTQLEIATRKPGSYCMQVAAVTGAGTGPPSSPVCLLLERTMERATQELRDGPWTLEQLRATLKRPEVIAGGGVLLWLLLLGTAVCVHRRRRAGVHLGPGLYRYTSEDAILKHRMDHSDSPWLADTWRSTSGSRDLSSSSSLSSRLGVDRRDPLDCRGSLISWDPRSPGVPLLPDTSTFYGSLIAELPPGPPARPSPKTPAVRRLPPQLARLSSPWPSPDSLCSRRGLASPRLPLAPAEAWKAKKKQELQQANSSPPLRAGRPLELWAWELGNRGSKNLSQSPGAVPQALVAWRALGPQLLSSSKELASRPLPPAPLTSHGTPAQSQQTQHSAEPQVPSSLPLPAAPLPVLISSSPPSPSSPQASSLSGPSPESSRLSSSSLSSLGEDQDSVLTPEEVALCLELSEGEETPRNSVSPVPRAPSPPVTYGYISIPTASELADVGRAGGGVGSEVRGLLCPPRPCSTPTPSEGSLANGWGSASEDNAPSARASLVSSSDGSFLADAHFARALAMAVDSFGFGLEPREVDCVFTDASSPPSPRDDLYLTSTLSLPLWEWRSDWLEDMENHRSQQLGRGLPPWPPDSRISSRRSQLGCPEPKAANSS, encoded by the exons ATGGGCTCTGGAGGAGGAGGCCTCCCTGGGGCCCCggggcctctgcctctcctgcttctgcttgTCACTG GAGGCATGGCCCAGGACTCCCCACCCCAGATCCTAGTCCACCCCCAGGACCAGTTGCTCCAGGGCGCAGGCCCCGCCAAAATGAGCTGCCGAGCCTCAGGCCAGCCGCCTCCCACCATCCGCTGGCTGCTGAATGGACAGCCCCTGAGCATGGCCCCTCCAGACGTCCACCACCTCCTGCCTGATGGAACGCTCCTGCTGCGGCGGCCCCTGGCCTCCGGACGTGCCCACGACGATCAGGCCCTATCCGCAGACCTGGGTGTCTACGCCTGCGAGGCCAGCAACCGGCTGGGCACAGTGGTCAGCAGAGGCGCTCGGCTGTCTGCGGCTA ATCTTCGGGAGGATTTCCAGACCCAGCCTCAGGATACAGTGGCCACAGTGGGTGAGCCAATGGTTCTGGACTGTGGGCCGCCCCGGGGCCtcccagagcccacagtctccTGGTGGAAGGATGGCAAACCCCTGAACCTACAGCCAGGGCGGCACACG GTCTCCAGGGGCTCCCTGCAGTTGGCAAGAGCAGAGAAGAGCGACGCGGGGACCTATATGTGTGTggccaccaacagtgcaggacgGCGGGAGAGCCGGGCAGCCAGGGTATCTGTCCAGG AGCCCCCAAAGTATAAGGAGCCTCTGGAGCTGCTGGCTGTGCACATTCAGCTGGAAAATGTGACTTTGCTGAACCCAGACCCGGCAAAGAGCACCAGACCTGAGCCCGCAGTGTGGCTCAGCTGGAAG GTAAGCGGCCCTGCCGCACCTGCTCAGTCCTACACAGCCCTGTTCAGGGTCCAGACGGCCCCAGGAGGCCCAGGAGCTCCATGGGCAGAGGCCCTGCTGGCCGGCTGGCAGAGTGCGGAGCTTGGAGGCCTCCTCTGGGGCCAAGACTACGAGTTCAAAGTGAGACCATCCTCCGGCCGGGCTCAAGGCCCTGAAAGCAACGTGCTGCTCCTGAGGCTGCCCGAGCAAG TGCCCAGTGCCCCTCCCCAGGAGGTGACCTTAAAACCTGGCAACAGCAGTGTCCTTGTGAGCTGGGTCCCACCACCTGCTGAAAACCACAATGGCATCATCCGGGGCTACCAG GTCTGGAGCCTAGGCAACACTTCACTGCCCCTAGCCAATTGGACAGTGGCGGGTGAGCAGACCCAGCTGGAGATTGCCACCCGAAAGCCAGGTTCCTACTGCATGCAAGTGGCTGCTGTCACCGGCGCCGGGACTGGGCCCCCCAGTAGCCCTGTCTGCCTCCTTTTAG AGCGGACCATGGAGCGAGCCACCCAAGAACTCAGGGATGGTCCCTGGACCCTGGAGCAGCTGCGGGCCACCTTGAAGCGGCCAGAAGTGATTGCTGGTGGGGGTGTTTTgctctggctgctgctgctgggcacCGCCGTGTGTGTCCACCGCCGGCGCCGAGCTGGGGTGCACCTGGGCCCAG GTCTGTACAGATACACCAGTGAGGACGCCATCCTAAAGCACAG GATGGATCACAGCGACTCCCCTTGGCTGGCAGACACTTGGCGTTCCACCTCGGGCTCTCGGGACctaagcagcagcagcagcctcagCAGCAGGCTGGGAGTGGACCGCCGGGATCCACTAGACTGTCGTGGCTCCT TGATCTCCTGGGATCCCCGCAGCCCTGGTGTGCCCCTGCTTCCCGACACCAGTACTTTCTATGGTTCCCTCATCGCTGAGCTGCCTCCTGGTCCCCCAGCTCGGCCAAGCCCCAAGACCCCAGCTGTCAGGCGTCTCCCACCCCAGCTGGCCCGACTCTCCAGCCCCTGGCCCAGTCCAGACAGCCTGTGCAGCCGCAGGGGCCTCGCTTCCCCCCGCTTGCCTCTGGCCCCTGCAGAGGCTTGGAAGGCCAAAAAGAAGCAGG AGCTGCAGCAAGCCAACAGCTCCCCGCCCCTCCGGGCTGGCCGCCCTCTGGAGCTCTGGGCCTGGGAGCTGGGGAATAGAGGCTCCAAGAACCTTTCCCAAAGCCCCG GAGCTGTGCCCCAGGCTCTGGTGGCCTGGAGGGCCCTAGGACCGCAGCTTCTCAGCTCCTCCAAAGAGCTGGCTTCACGgcctctccccccagcacccctcactTCTCATGGAACCCCTGCTCAGAGTCAGCAGACGCA GCACTCTGCAGAGCCCCAagtgccttcctccctcccactgccagcagcccccctcccagtcctgatctcttccagtccccccagcccctccagcccccaggccTCTTCCCTGTCTGGTCCCAGCCCAGAGTCCAGTCGTCTGTCCAGCTCTTCACTGTCGTCCCTGGGGGAGGATCAGGACAGTGTGCTGACTCCTGAGGAGGTGGCCCTGTGCCTGGAGCTCAGTGAGGGCGAGGAGACCCCCAG GAATAGTGTCTCTCCTGTGCCCAGGGCTCCTTCCCCCCCTGTCACCTATGGCTACATCAGCATCCCGACGGCCTCAGAGCTAGCAGatgtgggcagggctggaggaggcGTGGGGTCCGAAGTGAGGGGCTTGCTGTGCCCGCCCCGGCcctgctccacccccacccccagtgaggGCTCCTTGGCCAACGGCTGGGGCTCTGCCTCCGAGGACAACGCCCCCAGCGCCAGAGCCAGCCTGGTCAGCTCCTCGGATGGCTCCTTCCTCGCTGATGCCCACTTTGCCCGGGCCCTGGCAATGGCCGTGGACAGCTTTGGCTTTGGTCTGGAGCCCAGGGAGGTGGACTGCGTCTTCACGG ACgcctcctcacctccctccccccggGATGACCTCTACCTGacctccaccctctccctgccgctgTGGGAGTGGAGGTCAGACTGGCTAGAGGACATGGAGAACCACCGCAGCCAGCAGCTGGGAAGAGGCCTGCCTCCTTGGCCCCCCGACTCTCGGATCTCTTCCCGAAGAAGTCAGCTTGGCTGTCCTGAGCCCAAGGCTGCCA ACTCCTCATGA
- the ROBO3 gene encoding roundabout homolog 3 isoform X2, with amino-acid sequence MGLGPAPYPWLADSWPHPSRSPSAQEPRGSCCPSNPDPDDRYYNEAGISLYLAQTARGTAAPTEGPVYSTIEPPGEELQTFHGGFPPNPLGDPGTWNQYAPPEWIQGDSGARGGKVKLLGKPVQMPSLSWPEALPPPPPSSELSCLEGTEEELEGGSEPEEWCPPTSERSHAAEPSSSGVCLVPPSQGEAPSPTSSYGQQSTATLTPSPPDPPQPPTDIPHLHQMPRRVPLGPSSPLSVSQPTLSSHEGRPVGLGAGTTVSHHLSPSPVLSTASSAPGRTRQVPGEMTPPLQGPRARIRKPKAVPYRREHSPGDLPPPPLPPPEEETSWALGLRAAGSMSSLERERERSGERRMVQAGPPGAQRGPHLDEEAWLPYSRPGFLSRGQATSTCSTAGSNSSRGSSSSRGSRGPGRSRSRSRSQRPGQKRGEEPR; translated from the exons ATGGGCCTTGGCCCCGCCCCCTACCCTTGGCTAGCAGACTCGTGGCCCCACCCATCTCGAAGCCCCTcagcccaggagcccagggggAGCTGCTGCCCCAGCAATCCTGACCCAGACGACAGATATTACAATG aAGCAGGGATCTCCCTGTACCTGGCTCAGACGGCCCGGGGCACTGCCGCCCCTACCGAGGGTCCTGTCTACAGCACCATTGAGCCACCTGGGGAGGAGCTGCAGACTTTCCATGGGGGTTTCCCCCCAAATCCCTTGGGGGATCCAGGCACCTGGAACCAGTATGCTCCTCCTGAATGGATCCAGGGGGACAGCG GAGCCAGGGGAGGCAAAGTAAAGCTTCTGGGAAAACCTGTGCAGATGCCCTCTCTCAGCTGGCCAGAAGCCCTGCCAccacctcccccttcctctgaACTGAGCTGCCTAGAGGGGACTGAGGAAGAGCTGGAGGGCGG ctcagAGCCAGAGGAGTGGTGCCCACCAACGTCTGAGCGGAGCCATGCGGCAGAGCCCAGCTCCAGTGGAGTGTGCTTGGTCCCTCCATCCCAAGgggaagccccctcccccacatcttcCTATGGACAGCAGTCCACAGCCACTCTTACCCCCTCACCTCCtgaccctccccagcctcccactgACATTCCCCATCTCCACCAGATGCCCAG GAGGGTGCCCCTTGGGCCAAGTTCCCCTCTCAGTGTATCCCAGCCCACTTTGAGTAGCCACGAAGGGAGGCCTGTTGGCCTGGGTGCTGGCACCACAGTCTCCCATCACCTCAGCCCCAGCCCTGTCCTCAGTACAGCCAGCAGTGCCCCAG GGAGAACCCGGCAGGTGCCTGGGGAGATGACTCCTCCACTTCAAGGGCCCCGTGCCCGAATCCGGAAACCCAAGGCTGTTCCCTATCGTCGGGAGCACAGTCCTGGCG ACTTGCCCCCACCACCCTTGCCACCACCAGAGGAAGAGACAAGCTGGGCCTTAGGGctgagagcagcaggcagcatgTCCTCCTTGGAACGGGAGCGGGAGcgcagtggggagaggagaatgGTGCAGGCTGGGCCTCCAGGGGCCCAGCGGGGTCCCCACCTGGATG AAGAAGCCTGGCTCCCCTACAGCCGACCGGGCTTCCTGTCCCGGGGCCAGGCCACCAGCACCTGTTCCACAGCAGGCAGTAACTCTTCCAGAGGCTCGAGCAGCTCTCGAGGCTCCCGGGGCCCtggccggagccggagccggagccggagccaaAGGCCGGGACAAAAACGTGGAGAG gaACCAAGATGA
- the ROBO4 gene encoding roundabout homolog 4 isoform X2 produces MAQDSPPQILVHPQDQLLQGAGPAKMSCRASGQPPPTIRWLLNGQPLSMAPPDVHHLLPDGTLLLRRPLASGRAHDDQALSADLGVYACEASNRLGTVVSRGARLSAANLREDFQTQPQDTVATVGEPMVLDCGPPRGLPEPTVSWWKDGKPLNLQPGRHTVSRGSLQLARAEKSDAGTYMCVATNSAGRRESRAARVSVQEPPKYKEPLELLAVHIQLENVTLLNPDPAKSTRPEPAVWLSWKVSGPAAPAQSYTALFRVQTAPGGPGAPWAEALLAGWQSAELGGLLWGQDYEFKVRPSSGRAQGPESNVLLLRLPEQVPSAPPQEVTLKPGNSSVLVSWVPPPAENHNGIIRGYQVWSLGNTSLPLANWTVAGEQTQLEIATRKPGSYCMQVAAVTGAGTGPPSSPVCLLLERTMERATQELRDGPWTLEQLRATLKRPEVIAGGGVLLWLLLLGTAVCVHRRRRAGVHLGPGLYRYTSEDAILKHRMDHSDSPWLADTWRSTSGSRDLSSSSSLSSRLGVDRRDPLDCRGSLISWDPRSPGVPLLPDTSTFYGSLIAELPPGPPARPSPKTPAVRRLPPQLARLSSPWPSPDSLCSRRGLASPRLPLAPAEAWKAKKKQELQQANSSPPLRAGRPLELWAWELGNRGSKNLSQSPGAVPQALVAWRALGPQLLSSSKELASRPLPPAPLTSHGTPAQSQQTQHSAEPQVPSSLPLPAAPLPVLISSSPPSPSSPQASSLSGPSPESSRLSSSSLSSLGEDQDSVLTPEEVALCLELSEGEETPRNSVSPVPRAPSPPVTYGYISIPTASELADVGRAGGGVGSEVRGLLCPPRPCSTPTPSEGSLANGWGSASEDNAPSARASLVSSSDGSFLADAHFARALAMAVDSFGFGLEPREVDCVFTDASSPPSPRDDLYLTSTLSLPLWEWRSDWLEDMENHRSQQLGRGLPPWPPDSRISSRRSQLGCPEPKAANSS; encoded by the exons ATGGCCCAGGACTCCCCACCCCAGATCCTAGTCCACCCCCAGGACCAGTTGCTCCAGGGCGCAGGCCCCGCCAAAATGAGCTGCCGAGCCTCAGGCCAGCCGCCTCCCACCATCCGCTGGCTGCTGAATGGACAGCCCCTGAGCATGGCCCCTCCAGACGTCCACCACCTCCTGCCTGATGGAACGCTCCTGCTGCGGCGGCCCCTGGCCTCCGGACGTGCCCACGACGATCAGGCCCTATCCGCAGACCTGGGTGTCTACGCCTGCGAGGCCAGCAACCGGCTGGGCACAGTGGTCAGCAGAGGCGCTCGGCTGTCTGCGGCTA ATCTTCGGGAGGATTTCCAGACCCAGCCTCAGGATACAGTGGCCACAGTGGGTGAGCCAATGGTTCTGGACTGTGGGCCGCCCCGGGGCCtcccagagcccacagtctccTGGTGGAAGGATGGCAAACCCCTGAACCTACAGCCAGGGCGGCACACG GTCTCCAGGGGCTCCCTGCAGTTGGCAAGAGCAGAGAAGAGCGACGCGGGGACCTATATGTGTGTggccaccaacagtgcaggacgGCGGGAGAGCCGGGCAGCCAGGGTATCTGTCCAGG AGCCCCCAAAGTATAAGGAGCCTCTGGAGCTGCTGGCTGTGCACATTCAGCTGGAAAATGTGACTTTGCTGAACCCAGACCCGGCAAAGAGCACCAGACCTGAGCCCGCAGTGTGGCTCAGCTGGAAG GTAAGCGGCCCTGCCGCACCTGCTCAGTCCTACACAGCCCTGTTCAGGGTCCAGACGGCCCCAGGAGGCCCAGGAGCTCCATGGGCAGAGGCCCTGCTGGCCGGCTGGCAGAGTGCGGAGCTTGGAGGCCTCCTCTGGGGCCAAGACTACGAGTTCAAAGTGAGACCATCCTCCGGCCGGGCTCAAGGCCCTGAAAGCAACGTGCTGCTCCTGAGGCTGCCCGAGCAAG TGCCCAGTGCCCCTCCCCAGGAGGTGACCTTAAAACCTGGCAACAGCAGTGTCCTTGTGAGCTGGGTCCCACCACCTGCTGAAAACCACAATGGCATCATCCGGGGCTACCAG GTCTGGAGCCTAGGCAACACTTCACTGCCCCTAGCCAATTGGACAGTGGCGGGTGAGCAGACCCAGCTGGAGATTGCCACCCGAAAGCCAGGTTCCTACTGCATGCAAGTGGCTGCTGTCACCGGCGCCGGGACTGGGCCCCCCAGTAGCCCTGTCTGCCTCCTTTTAG AGCGGACCATGGAGCGAGCCACCCAAGAACTCAGGGATGGTCCCTGGACCCTGGAGCAGCTGCGGGCCACCTTGAAGCGGCCAGAAGTGATTGCTGGTGGGGGTGTTTTgctctggctgctgctgctgggcacCGCCGTGTGTGTCCACCGCCGGCGCCGAGCTGGGGTGCACCTGGGCCCAG GTCTGTACAGATACACCAGTGAGGACGCCATCCTAAAGCACAG GATGGATCACAGCGACTCCCCTTGGCTGGCAGACACTTGGCGTTCCACCTCGGGCTCTCGGGACctaagcagcagcagcagcctcagCAGCAGGCTGGGAGTGGACCGCCGGGATCCACTAGACTGTCGTGGCTCCT TGATCTCCTGGGATCCCCGCAGCCCTGGTGTGCCCCTGCTTCCCGACACCAGTACTTTCTATGGTTCCCTCATCGCTGAGCTGCCTCCTGGTCCCCCAGCTCGGCCAAGCCCCAAGACCCCAGCTGTCAGGCGTCTCCCACCCCAGCTGGCCCGACTCTCCAGCCCCTGGCCCAGTCCAGACAGCCTGTGCAGCCGCAGGGGCCTCGCTTCCCCCCGCTTGCCTCTGGCCCCTGCAGAGGCTTGGAAGGCCAAAAAGAAGCAGG AGCTGCAGCAAGCCAACAGCTCCCCGCCCCTCCGGGCTGGCCGCCCTCTGGAGCTCTGGGCCTGGGAGCTGGGGAATAGAGGCTCCAAGAACCTTTCCCAAAGCCCCG GAGCTGTGCCCCAGGCTCTGGTGGCCTGGAGGGCCCTAGGACCGCAGCTTCTCAGCTCCTCCAAAGAGCTGGCTTCACGgcctctccccccagcacccctcactTCTCATGGAACCCCTGCTCAGAGTCAGCAGACGCA GCACTCTGCAGAGCCCCAagtgccttcctccctcccactgccagcagcccccctcccagtcctgatctcttccagtccccccagcccctccagcccccaggccTCTTCCCTGTCTGGTCCCAGCCCAGAGTCCAGTCGTCTGTCCAGCTCTTCACTGTCGTCCCTGGGGGAGGATCAGGACAGTGTGCTGACTCCTGAGGAGGTGGCCCTGTGCCTGGAGCTCAGTGAGGGCGAGGAGACCCCCAG GAATAGTGTCTCTCCTGTGCCCAGGGCTCCTTCCCCCCCTGTCACCTATGGCTACATCAGCATCCCGACGGCCTCAGAGCTAGCAGatgtgggcagggctggaggaggcGTGGGGTCCGAAGTGAGGGGCTTGCTGTGCCCGCCCCGGCcctgctccacccccacccccagtgaggGCTCCTTGGCCAACGGCTGGGGCTCTGCCTCCGAGGACAACGCCCCCAGCGCCAGAGCCAGCCTGGTCAGCTCCTCGGATGGCTCCTTCCTCGCTGATGCCCACTTTGCCCGGGCCCTGGCAATGGCCGTGGACAGCTTTGGCTTTGGTCTGGAGCCCAGGGAGGTGGACTGCGTCTTCACGG ACgcctcctcacctccctccccccggGATGACCTCTACCTGacctccaccctctccctgccgctgTGGGAGTGGAGGTCAGACTGGCTAGAGGACATGGAGAACCACCGCAGCCAGCAGCTGGGAAGAGGCCTGCCTCCTTGGCCCCCCGACTCTCGGATCTCTTCCCGAAGAAGTCAGCTTGGCTGTCCTGAGCCCAAGGCTGCCA ACTCCTCATGA